The Oreochromis niloticus isolate F11D_XX linkage group LG18, O_niloticus_UMD_NMBU, whole genome shotgun sequence DNA window TAGCAGCTGTTTGGCCTTCGCCTTGTTGAGGATTTAGTTATACACTATAAGAACTATGATACAATATGATGAGGCATAACTGGAGCATAAGTGGACAATATTCATTCATACATTTGTTTTGTACATTTAGCAATAAAATCTCATCTGTTTACTGATAATAATGAGCTAATAATAGAAAGTACTACTATTTAATATTTGACACACCAAGTGGCTCCAGAAATGAAAACATACATGAACtgtccaaagaaaaagaaagaaaaatggcaaacaacTTTTAAAGCAGTTCATCAAATGTTATTAAGGTCTCATAAAGGTGTAACCTAACTGACTATTATTTCATTGTAAAGTTAAcggtcatttaaaaaaagggaaaaaaagaagaagaagaagttgaCCTACATCTCCCACCTGAAGCGCTTATCTGTGTTATCTGTTGTTTACATCACTGGGATTAAACTGGGGCACAAAAAGAGAGGAACTAAAACTGAAACGTATATAAATTTAAGAATACAAATGGGTTACTGgaattttaaaaacactttagACCTCCAGAGAACAGATAAAAGTTTGCTGTCAACAAAGAAGCAGGAAGTGAAGAGTGAAACAGTCTCACGACTTATTGTCTCTTAAGAGGTTTTGTTGGAGGACAGGGGAAAGCCAAATTGTCACAGCTCACAGGCCTGGGGAAGGATTAAGGATGCTAATCGAGGACGTTAGTAGTTTTTCCTCTATGATGTTGACCGATGTCAGGTTTTAGATCAAAACGTTTCCCGAGCTTTACGTTTCTAACACAGAGATTGTGTTATACTTTCTGTGCCTTTGAGCTTCAATTGTGTCTAAAATGGAAACACTGAGGGGGCTTAGTGGTCTAAGAATCACACCACATAACCCACACTCTCCCTGGTTTGGTTCCGACATGTGACCTTTGTCGTCCCCCTCTCTTTCCCCCGTGTTTCCTCTCTGCCTCCACCGGCAAAAGATtgtaaacagaaacaaaacccatATTACAAAAGTCTGCCGAAAGACACAAGAGAAATTTACCACAAAGTGGTGCATAATTTATGAGGCAGTGTTTGAGCCGCAGTTAAAGTAGATACAAAAGAGGCGTGTCAGCATGTCAGCTGTTCTTGTATCATCTGACATTGAATCTTGAATTTGTTCATCATATGGGTGTTAAAATACTCATTTCTAGAAAGGTTAGGTGTCATGTGGGAGATTTATGAAACCATATAACATAGCTGGTTTAATTTGATTGCACAATCAGTTGCAAACACCAAGAGGGGGGATAAACTTTTGCTAAGTAACTGCCACTATggcaaattcagttcagtttagttCAATTCAATAAAAGTTGCTTTAAGGCGCTTTGTATTGTAATAtagagaccctacaataatagagagaaaccccaacaatcaagcGAGCCCCTCTGTGCAAGCCCTTAGCCACTGGTTCAGGGAGTataataacctcagttttatctgaatttagaagcaagTAGCAAATGTTACTAAAAGACGAAGGTCTTTAGTGAGCTTTGACAAATATACAAATAGCCAAAGCAGAACTACGATACTGCGTCAGGttagtttatgtttatttaacatttagcaAATAGAGCCGTGGTGTCAAAGTCACTTTAGTTCCTGGATTAGATGTACCCCAATTTGATATTAAGTGGGCGGATCAGTAAAAGAGGTGCACAATAACCTACTTTCTTTTCATGTGATGCAGTACAAGGAAAGTTCACATTTAATAAGCCATGCATATACCTTTCAGACTATGACCAGCGAAAGATATCTTATTACCTGTAGTTTACGGAGCTTGAAAAAGAAAGTGACTTGACTTCTTTAAGCTTTTGTGAAGACATTTCAgctctcatccaagaggcttcttcagttctaaaacaaaAGGTAGAGGGTCACAGGTATTTAATACCTAGTGGCGGCTGTCCCTAAGAGGTACTCACTATtgatcacatgagccaaggttgGAACAAAGGCGTGGGTGATACCACCAGAGGTTTCAGGTGTAACCACTGTGAGATCTCGCACTACTCTATCATGTGACCTGTTGAGGTCACCTGATGCAAGATGTGACTCGGGGCTGGGACACCTGGAAAGCGATCTCATGACTGCACTGTAGGTGGCAGAGTGTAGAGGTCCGAGCACTCCTTGATGCGCTGCACAGCGTGCACTGGATTCCTTAGCTTATGTTTGGAAGTTTTGTCCTTGGGATGAATCggtttttgtctgagtgtgtggctgGGTCCGAAGTGCACCGAGATGTCGTGCTtagagaaaactctcctgagtttctctgacgAACCTGATGCATaagggatgacaatgttgttctGCTTGTCACTCTGTTTCTCGCTAGTTGTTGTCTGACCTTTACTGTGGATCTTTACTGATTTGATGAAGGCCCAGTTGGAATTACGACATGTTGTAAGTGTTTTCTTtaggtgtgtgtttctttttgttccCTTCGGGCTCAAAGGTAATGTTTTCTGCCCGCTGTTGCAGGGTCCTGATCACCCCAAGTTTGTATTCCAGAGAGTGGTGGCAGTCAAAGgttacgtccacactagccctgatagatttgaaaacggcgttttcgtctgaaaacgctccacactagtccacactagcgttttcagtcgttttcacagagttgtgcgtccacattgaaacggccgaaAATGCTAacgttccagtcctgcgcatgcgcaaaagcgagtgagaattaaagaatttgaagaaaagctatctggagcatgtacaagctgatattaatctttttcagggctgtcaaaattgagagcaatcaaaacaaccgctgtataatgcactccgctatctttgtttaattggtcacatgactgcatcacatgactaaaatgcgtcattgttttagaaagtctgcgttttcgAGTGTCCACACTGCTACAGGACAGCTccattttgaaatgtatgcgttttcaagagcgttttcaaaacgctgcgtttttccttgaggaaaacgccgtctcagtgtggacgagAGGCCAAAgcggagagaaaacgatgcgttttcaaacgaaaatgcattagtgtggacgtagccaaaGAGTAGGTACTGGTCTGTATGTGTGTTGGCTTCCTGTAAACTTCAGTGTTGAGACTTACATCCaacttttttcacaccttgccTCATCACATGAGGCAAGGTGTGAAAAGGGACAACCCCCACTTAGAACttccatgacctggatgactgagaacctacagaGACTTATTACCCATACATAAGAAAAGCACAAACCTTCACATGTGTTGTAAAACtattcttttactttttatgaTTCAAACAGTTTGTCAAGATCTAGACAtatctttttattctttccatGCACTTTCGTACCCATGTTACAAGATCATTTTTATACTTGCAAAGCTAATGGGCCGAGTTTCACACTTTGTCCATGTTTGACATTCCTGTATTAGAGGCTAGAGCTCACGGTGGTGTACGCACAATTGTAGCGCCAGACTCTCTGACTATAGTGAATTCTGAAGTTATAATTTTCAAATGCCTGAACgtgtttcttctttaaaaaataaaatatatatttcaagACAGCAGAGGAATTTCTGCATTTAACTGGACGCCCCTGCTTTAACTAATGCAAAGATGCAGTCTTTCATTATCTCAGTGGATTTTTTGGCCCATATAATGCAAATGCCCAACAAGGCTAAGGAGCAAGAACACGCTATGTTTAAATTTGACTGTGAGAGCCGAAATAGCCTCAGCATCTAGTTCACAAATGTTTCCAAAAGTTAGAACAGTGGTACTGGCTCTCGAGGCAAAGTGGAATAGAGATTAAAGCATTTGCTTATCTGCTGCAGAAATTTCCACTGGCCTATTTGCATCCACTGACTTTAAACCAAACAAGTGATGATGCACGTTTGAGTACAGTATGAACAGAAACCTGTAGCTAtttgctgtctgtctgtttgctcGTTTGCGTCACTCCCCAACTTCCTCTTTGTCGTGTGGTTGCAGCAGAATTATGATGTGACGTTCGTCTCTGCGGATATATAAGGCAACGCTGCGCGGGCTCATCAAACAGACGCAGTTAGAGATCTCGTAACGCTCTAAGAGCCCAACATTTAGTCATACATGTACAAAGCACTGTTGCCATGCCCGGTCTAGTCACATCTCCAACAAGGGAGCTTCAACACATCAACATGGACACTGACAACAAGAAGACAGAGAAATACAGGTAAAATTTATTCTGGACAATCAATATCATCACAtcttgtcttgtttttgtttgaataTAAGTAAAATAACTTTTGTTCGTTTCTGTTTGATTAACCAGAGGGGGAAACCTGAAGTATCGGCTGCAGTGTAAATCATCCCAAGCCACAAAAACTGAGGGGTAAGTGAGAAAAAACTCCACTACAACCTAAAAGCAAACCCTGCTCATATATTATGCTTCATGTATGGATAACTGTGCTAACTTTATTCTCCTCGTTTACAGGCTTTGTTTTGAAGATATGTCCCAGTGGTCACAATCACTTGAGAGGCTTCTTTCATCCAAATGTAAGTTAATCAATACACTGTCTCAGACTCATGTCTTAGTCACTAAATGTCGAAAACAATGGCTAACTGcagatcttttcttttctttaccaTCTTTAGATGGAATGAAGATATTCCAGGCATTCCTGAAGTCCGAGTTCAGTGATGAAAACATTGAGTTTTGGGTGGTGTGTGAGGAGTTTAAGAAGATAAGAAATTCCTTCAGGATGTCATCCAGGGCGAAAAAGATCTTCAAACGCTACATTCAAGCCGAGTCTCCCAGAGAGGTATGCAGCTCTTGATAATCCA harbors:
- the LOC100704546 gene encoding regulator of G-protein signaling 13; this translates as MPGLVTSPTRELQHINMDTDNKKTEKYRGGNLKYRLQCKSSQATKTEGLCFEDMSQWSQSLERLLSSKYGMKIFQAFLKSEFSDENIEFWVVCEEFKKIRNSFRMSSRAKKIFKRYIQAESPREINIDQKTRERIQHNIETPSAVCFDDAQKIVYGLMERDSYPRFLKSDIYRTLMDSTSQSVNM